One part of the Arachidicoccus terrestris genome encodes these proteins:
- a CDS encoding 2Fe-2S iron-sulfur cluster-binding protein has protein sequence MAEQPLFKVTIDNVTVEVPAGTTILQAARQAGPEVAPPAMCYYSKLEGSGGKCRTCLVEVSKGSDKDPRPMPKLVASCRTTVMDGMEVKNLTSERVVDARKGVVEFLLINHPLDCPICDQAGECHLQDLSYNHGGAGTRYEFQRRTFEKHTLGDKIQLHMTRCILCYRCVMVADQLTGKREHGVLERGERAEISDYLEKSLDKEFIGNVIDVCPVGALTDKTFRFKNRVWFLKPLNAHRDCPTCSGKVTLWNRGDEVYRVTARKDQWGEVEDWICNECRFDKKKTSDWIIEGPRVINRHSVISQNKYIGMVNPKETIDEVIGKEPRLFLDIHDVSEVNKPNRDLSLIEGPAHSTDFKQNEENK, from the coding sequence ATGGCAGAACAACCTCTATTTAAGGTAACCATAGATAATGTGACGGTAGAAGTGCCGGCAGGGACCACGATTTTACAGGCTGCGCGTCAGGCTGGCCCTGAAGTAGCACCTCCGGCCATGTGTTATTATTCTAAACTGGAAGGCAGTGGCGGTAAATGCCGTACCTGTCTGGTGGAAGTCAGCAAAGGTTCAGACAAGGATCCCAGGCCCATGCCTAAACTGGTTGCCAGTTGCCGTACTACGGTGATGGATGGTATGGAAGTTAAAAACCTGACTTCCGAACGTGTGGTGGATGCCCGTAAAGGTGTGGTTGAATTTTTATTGATCAATCATCCGCTAGATTGCCCTATCTGCGACCAGGCAGGAGAATGCCATCTGCAGGATCTTTCCTATAATCATGGTGGCGCGGGTACACGTTATGAATTCCAGCGCCGTACATTCGAAAAACATACACTGGGCGATAAGATACAGCTACACATGACGCGCTGTATTCTCTGTTACCGTTGTGTTATGGTAGCCGACCAATTAACCGGTAAGCGTGAGCACGGTGTCCTGGAGCGCGGTGAAAGAGCGGAAATTTCTGATTATTTAGAAAAGAGCCTGGATAAGGAGTTTATCGGAAATGTCATTGATGTATGTCCGGTGGGAGCCCTAACGGATAAAACCTTCAGATTTAAAAATAGAGTCTGGTTCTTAAAGCCACTGAATGCACATAGGGATTGTCCTACCTGCAGCGGTAAAGTAACCCTTTGGAACAGGGGGGACGAAGTATACAGAGTCACTGCCCGCAAGGATCAGTGGGGAGAAGTTGAGGACTGGATCTGTAATGAATGCCGGTTTGACAAAAAGAAAACCAGTGACTGGATCATTGAAGGCCCAAGGGTTATCAACCGTCATTCTGTGATTAGCCAGAATAAATACATCGGCATGGTTAACCCCAAGGAAACCATTGATGAAGTAATTGGTAAGGAACCCAGATTGTTTCTGGATATTCACGATGTAAGCGAAGTGAATAAACCTAACCGGGACCTGAGTTTAATCGAAGGCCCTGCACATTCAACTGATTTTAAGCAAAACGAGGAAAATAAATAG
- the nuoH gene encoding NADH-quinone oxidoreductase subunit NuoH — MTLLAFDWTLIIEKLILIAVVIFGSLGIALYSTWAERKVAGFMQDRIGPNRAGPFGLLQPFADGAKLIFKEEIIPNSANKWLFILGPGMAMTAALITSAVIPWSSHLEIGGRNIPLQVADVNIGILYIFGAVSIGVYGIMIGGWASNNKFSLLAALRGASQAISYELAMGIALISLLMLTGSLSLKDIVEQQMAPGHLWNIAYQPLGFLIFIVCIFAECNRTPFDLSEAENELNMGYHQEYSSMKLGFYLFAEYVNMFVASAVMATLYFGGYDVPFLNESLLSPNLAALVGIVALMIKIVIFIFIFMWVRWTIPRFRYDQLMELGWKKLLPLALANMILTAIVILWLNH, encoded by the coding sequence ATGACATTATTAGCATTTGACTGGACGCTCATCATCGAGAAGTTGATACTTATCGCAGTCGTCATTTTTGGTTCACTGGGAATAGCCCTGTATTCCACGTGGGCTGAAAGAAAGGTGGCCGGCTTTATGCAAGACCGTATCGGTCCGAACCGCGCAGGTCCCTTTGGACTTTTGCAGCCCTTTGCCGATGGCGCGAAACTGATTTTTAAAGAAGAAATTATTCCCAATTCTGCCAATAAATGGCTGTTTATCCTAGGGCCTGGCATGGCGATGACTGCGGCATTAATTACCAGCGCCGTGATCCCATGGTCCAGTCATCTGGAAATTGGTGGCAGAAATATTCCTTTACAGGTCGCTGATGTGAATATCGGCATTCTGTATATTTTTGGCGCCGTCAGTATCGGTGTTTATGGCATTATGATTGGAGGCTGGGCCTCTAATAATAAATTCTCTCTGCTTGCTGCATTAAGAGGCGCCTCCCAGGCGATCAGCTATGAGTTGGCGATGGGGATCGCCCTGATTTCCCTGCTTATGCTGACTGGTTCGCTAAGCCTGAAAGATATTGTAGAACAACAGATGGCCCCGGGTCATTTGTGGAATATTGCGTATCAGCCACTCGGTTTTTTAATTTTTATTGTGTGCATTTTTGCAGAGTGTAATCGTACCCCCTTTGATCTATCCGAAGCAGAGAATGAATTAAACATGGGATACCATCAGGAATATTCTTCTATGAAACTCGGGTTTTATCTTTTTGCGGAGTATGTCAACATGTTTGTGGCGAGTGCAGTGATGGCAACGCTTTATTTTGGCGGCTACGATGTGCCTTTCCTCAACGAGAGTCTTTTATCTCCCAATTTGGCAGCGCTGGTGGGTATCGTTGCGCTGATGATAAAAATCGTGATCTTTATATTTATCTTTATGTGGGTGCGTTGGACCATTCCGAGATTTCGCTATGACCAGCTGATGGAGCTGGGGTGGAAAAAACTCTTACCGCTGGCACTGGCTAATATGATTTTAACGGCTATAGTGATATTGTGGCTGAATCATTAA